The following proteins come from a genomic window of Natrinema saccharevitans:
- a CDS encoding DHH family phosphoesterase, with the protein MYDELIESGDLPLSRKSVLPGTGFFLPDDLEEDLEEQQAAVALEGAEVAVVADPDADGLACVALLREAYDDVGNVPEPDDADEGAASDDEAEPAADATDDGDEAELAVAVGEADDPLAESDPTPHGVALLPASPHDVEDALARVAEYGDEGIDLYVCDLAPDRYEYVESELDAALETADRVSWYDHHQWGDDVAAAVREAGVDLAIGDSEEECSADVVYRSLEYEFDPMYEELAAVTRDHDLWLREDPRSDDLADYAYWTDPAEYVEVVREYGADLPAWVADFIAERRVEKEALIDRAVGRAEYREIGGYTVGVTYGRCSQNEVAEAMREEGADASVIVKPAGSASIRGTDAFDRCHEVAGKVNGGGHPKAAGCKPDVYDDMLDFANHWTTRGAVTKQVILDAFREVVDEADEDESGDTSES; encoded by the coding sequence ATGTACGACGAACTCATCGAGAGCGGCGATCTCCCCCTCTCGCGGAAATCCGTCCTCCCGGGAACCGGCTTCTTTCTGCCAGACGACCTCGAGGAGGACTTAGAAGAACAGCAGGCCGCGGTCGCCCTCGAGGGGGCCGAGGTCGCCGTCGTCGCGGATCCGGACGCCGACGGACTGGCCTGCGTGGCCCTGCTCCGGGAGGCCTACGACGACGTGGGAAACGTACCAGAGCCCGACGACGCGGACGAGGGCGCTGCGAGCGACGACGAGGCCGAGCCGGCAGCCGACGCGACCGACGACGGCGACGAGGCGGAACTGGCGGTCGCGGTCGGCGAGGCCGACGACCCGCTCGCGGAATCCGATCCGACGCCCCACGGCGTCGCGTTGCTTCCGGCCAGTCCCCACGACGTCGAGGACGCGCTCGCTCGCGTCGCCGAGTACGGCGACGAGGGGATCGATCTCTACGTCTGTGACCTCGCGCCGGACAGATACGAGTACGTCGAGTCGGAACTCGACGCGGCGCTCGAGACGGCCGATCGCGTCTCGTGGTACGACCACCATCAGTGGGGCGACGACGTCGCGGCGGCGGTCCGCGAGGCCGGCGTCGACCTCGCGATCGGCGACTCCGAGGAGGAGTGTTCCGCCGACGTGGTCTATCGCTCGCTCGAGTACGAGTTCGACCCGATGTACGAGGAACTGGCCGCCGTGACGCGGGACCACGACCTCTGGCTGCGCGAGGACCCCCGCAGCGACGACCTGGCGGACTACGCCTACTGGACCGACCCCGCGGAGTACGTCGAGGTCGTCCGCGAGTACGGCGCCGACCTGCCCGCGTGGGTCGCAGACTTCATCGCCGAACGCCGCGTCGAGAAGGAGGCGCTGATCGACCGGGCGGTCGGGCGCGCCGAGTACCGCGAGATCGGCGGCTACACCGTCGGCGTGACCTACGGCCGCTGTTCGCAAAACGAGGTCGCGGAGGCGATGCGCGAGGAAGGGGCCGACGCCTCGGTGATCGTCAAACCCGCCGGCTCGGCCTCGATCCGGGGCACCGACGCGTTCGACCGCTGCCACGAGGTCGCGGGGAAGGTAAACGGCGGCGGCCACCCGAAGGCCGCCGGCTGCAAGCCCGACGTCTACGACGACATGCTCGACTTCGCGAACCACTGGACGACCCGCGGCGCGGTGACGAAACAGGTCATCCTCGACGCGTTCCGCGAGGTCGTCGACGAAGCGGACGAAGACGAGAGCGGCGACACCAGCGAGAGCTGA
- a CDS encoding universal stress protein: protein MFDTVVVATDGSDSVKRAVDVALDLAARFEADVHALSVVDASEVDASPQQLRDELRTALETTSDAALATVEDRADRGVTTAIRDGRPAAEICEYAREVDADVVATGTRGRHGENRLLLGSVAERVVRTSPVPVLTVRQLDPADDGDEAAVDA from the coding sequence ATGTTCGATACCGTCGTGGTCGCGACCGACGGCTCCGACAGCGTCAAACGGGCGGTCGACGTCGCGCTCGATCTCGCCGCCCGCTTCGAGGCCGACGTCCACGCCCTCTCGGTGGTCGACGCCAGCGAGGTCGACGCCTCGCCCCAGCAGCTCCGGGACGAACTCCGCACCGCCCTCGAGACGACCTCGGACGCGGCGCTTGCCACCGTCGAGGACCGAGCCGACAGGGGAGTGACGACCGCGATCCGCGACGGCCGGCCCGCCGCCGAGATCTGCGAGTACGCCCGCGAGGTCGACGCCGACGTCGTCGCGACCGGAACCCGCGGTCGCCACGGCGAGAACCGGCTCCTGCTGGGCAGCGTCGCCGAGCGGGTCGTCCGCACCTCGCCCGTGCCCGTGTTGACCGTCCGTCAGCTCGATCCGGCCGACGACGGCGACGAGGCGGCGGTCGACGCCTGA
- a CDS encoding universal stress protein translates to MDASEPFTVDTVLATVDGSEESATAVEYAVAVADRYDASVHALFVLGRGVVRGLDAGTVDETDVAETTQEFFDDVRRIADDAGVDLATSVDDGFSQTRKTRHPGNVVLDTADAVDADFVVLPREPVTGTEAEVLEQAAEYVLSYASQPVLSV, encoded by the coding sequence ATGGACGCCAGCGAGCCGTTTACCGTCGACACCGTCCTCGCGACGGTCGACGGGAGCGAGGAGTCAGCCACCGCCGTCGAGTACGCCGTCGCCGTCGCCGACCGCTACGACGCCAGCGTCCACGCGCTGTTCGTCCTCGGACGCGGGGTCGTCCGCGGGTTAGACGCCGGCACGGTCGACGAGACGGACGTCGCGGAGACGACCCAGGAGTTCTTCGACGACGTCCGCCGGATCGCCGACGACGCGGGCGTCGACCTCGCGACCTCAGTCGACGACGGCTTCTCGCAGACGCGCAAGACCCGCCACCCCGGCAACGTCGTCCTCGACACGGCCGACGCCGTCGACGCCGACTTCGTCGTCCTCCCTCGGGAGCCGGTCACCGGCACCGAGGCGGAGGTCCTGGAGCAGGCGGCCGAGTACGTCCTCTCCTACGCGAGCCAGCCCGTGCTGTCGGTATAG
- a CDS encoding GNAT family N-acetyltransferase, whose amino-acid sequence MSGSRQYPDEPSGPFPAPPATIEDREDRAIEIRAVGSFAEGELEDVVEMYLEFDPADRAQGIPPTGESRIRNWLETIGEDSVNVVASHEDDAIGHAMLVPDTDDPSAIEDNADIEWELAIFVLQAYQQAGIGTVLLENLLGYAAEIGIERVWLTVERWNNPAIALYERVGFESTGTESFEQEMAILLETED is encoded by the coding sequence ATGTCGGGGTCGCGTCAGTACCCGGACGAACCGTCCGGACCGTTTCCCGCGCCGCCGGCGACGATCGAGGACCGCGAGGATCGCGCCATCGAGATCCGCGCCGTCGGCTCGTTCGCCGAGGGTGAACTCGAGGACGTCGTCGAGATGTACCTCGAGTTCGATCCCGCCGATCGGGCACAGGGCATTCCGCCGACCGGCGAGAGCCGCATCCGCAACTGGCTCGAGACGATCGGCGAGGACAGCGTCAACGTCGTCGCCTCCCACGAGGACGACGCCATCGGCCACGCGATGTTGGTCCCCGACACCGACGATCCGTCGGCGATCGAGGACAACGCCGACATCGAGTGGGAGCTGGCGATTTTCGTCCTGCAGGCCTATCAGCAGGCCGGGATCGGCACCGTGTTGCTCGAGAATCTGCTGGGCTACGCGGCCGAGATCGGGATCGAACGCGTCTGGCTGACCGTCGAGCGCTGGAACAACCCGGCGATCGCCCTCTACGAACGGGTCGGGTTCGAGTCGACCGGCACCGAGAGCTTCGAACAGGAGATGGCGATCCTGCTCGAGACCGAGGACTGA
- a CDS encoding universal stress protein — protein MNVLLGLGGSDESVKTLRRTIERTTDVGDDLTVVIVDKPESKRSQDEMYQQAREALDEAGLEDRPVEKLEGDPGSALVDYAEQGEYDQLVIGGGTLSPMGKIQLGPITEFVLLNAPTTVKLVR, from the coding sequence ATGAACGTGTTACTGGGTCTCGGCGGGAGCGACGAGTCGGTGAAGACGCTCCGACGGACGATCGAGCGAACGACCGACGTCGGCGACGACCTGACCGTCGTCATCGTCGACAAGCCCGAGTCGAAGCGATCGCAAGACGAAATGTACCAGCAGGCCCGCGAGGCCCTCGACGAGGCCGGCCTCGAGGACAGACCCGTCGAAAAACTCGAGGGCGATCCGGGCAGCGCGCTCGTCGATTACGCCGAACAGGGCGAGTACGACCAGCTGGTCATCGGCGGCGGGACGCTGAGCCCGATGGGGAAGATACAGCTCGGGCCGATCACCGAGTTCGTCCTGCTGAACGCCCCCACGACCGTCAAGTTGGTGCGATAA
- a CDS encoding ATP-binding protein, with product MSDAALDVVEFLLTTSVYSDDRTLDENDLPPAFRRVYWTGGVDEDGDDGGSSRKPAGIDRPLSVTTTTAREATDVDRPWEAVSDLMFTERDEFSGTITLAQRDMAEEWFAERVDAERLLENPTLAKHFERHDDYDVDVSHEEARERNRPIQADRVWIDGLLNEYFDEEEDEEMLDLVEVRAPEEVDMSLDDLVLTDDQQNELDKISKAIEHRDYLADIGLREIGKLLFVGPPGTGKTSTAQALAQDMDLPFVEVKLSMITSQYLGETAKNVDKTFEVAKRLSPCILFIDEFDFVAKTRRSDEHAALKRAVNTLLKSIDNISLIEDDVLLIGATNHPDQLDDAAWRRFDEIINFPKPDQGMRADILGLITRTMDIDEFDPQLIADVTEGLTGSDLRMVLREAVLEALTEDRTTLTQQDLLNAVEEFEERDTLKNMDMMGGDHDALVAGGDLDKASDGGEPSDARRSSSDRGSDGGHSHDHDHDHDHDH from the coding sequence ATGAGTGACGCAGCGCTCGATGTCGTGGAGTTTCTGCTCACGACGAGCGTGTATTCGGACGACCGGACGCTAGACGAGAACGATCTCCCGCCGGCGTTTCGCCGGGTCTACTGGACCGGCGGCGTCGACGAGGACGGGGACGACGGGGGCTCGAGCCGCAAACCCGCGGGCATCGATCGCCCGCTCTCGGTCACCACCACGACTGCCCGCGAGGCGACCGACGTCGACCGGCCGTGGGAAGCCGTCTCCGACCTGATGTTCACCGAGCGCGACGAGTTCTCGGGGACGATCACCCTCGCCCAACGGGACATGGCCGAGGAGTGGTTCGCCGAACGCGTCGACGCGGAGCGCCTGCTGGAGAACCCGACGCTGGCGAAACACTTCGAGCGCCACGACGACTACGACGTCGACGTCTCCCACGAGGAAGCGCGGGAGCGAAACCGACCGATCCAGGCCGACCGAGTCTGGATCGACGGCCTGCTGAACGAGTACTTCGACGAGGAGGAAGACGAGGAGATGTTGGACCTCGTGGAGGTGCGCGCGCCCGAGGAGGTCGACATGTCGCTGGACGACCTCGTGCTGACCGACGACCAGCAGAACGAACTCGACAAGATCTCGAAGGCCATCGAACACCGCGACTACCTCGCGGATATCGGCCTGCGCGAGATCGGAAAGCTGCTGTTCGTCGGACCGCCGGGGACCGGGAAGACCTCGACCGCACAGGCGCTCGCACAGGACATGGACCTGCCGTTCGTCGAGGTCAAGCTCTCGATGATCACCTCGCAGTACTTAGGCGAGACGGCGAAAAACGTCGACAAGACGTTCGAGGTCGCCAAGCGACTCTCGCCGTGTATCCTCTTTATCGACGAGTTCGACTTCGTCGCCAAGACCCGCCGTAGCGACGAACACGCCGCGCTGAAGCGAGCGGTCAACACCCTCCTCAAGAGCATCGACAACATCTCGCTCATCGAGGACGACGTCTTGCTCATCGGGGCGACCAACCACCCCGACCAGCTCGACGACGCCGCCTGGCGGCGCTTCGACGAGATCATCAACTTCCCCAAACCCGACCAGGGCATGCGGGCGGACATCCTCGGACTCATCACCCGGACGATGGACATCGACGAGTTCGACCCCCAGCTCATCGCCGACGTCACCGAGGGGCTGACCGGCAGCGACCTCCGGATGGTCCTCCGGGAGGCGGTCCTCGAGGCCCTCACCGAGGACCGGACGACGCTGACCCAGCAGGACCTCCTGAACGCCGTCGAGGAGTTCGAGGAACGAGACACGTTAAAGAACATGGACATGATGGGGGGCGACCACGACGCGCTGGTCGCCGGCGGCGACCTCGACAAGGCCAGCGACGGTGGTGAGCCGAGCGACGCGAGGCGATCCTCGTCGGACCGCGGGTCCGACGGTGGGCATTCTCACGACCACGATCACGATCACGATCACGACCACTGA
- a CDS encoding MBL fold metallo-hydrolase: MRVTLLGTGDTTGTPTVGCDCDTCDAARERGVERTRFSVHVENERVDESLLIDFSPDFRYQFLRDEVPLPDAAVITHIHFDHLDGLGNVFRVLDSLEIYAADETDPETGKSVAETVDDDYHYLDPLTVVPTTPLETVRVCGLDVTLVPVDHPPLVCYGLSVEDPVTGAKLSITGDTSYNVPEASRAVLADADLLLADGIVPASLADYHPLGGRHEGPDGVARTFGTKHMTREGALALAEELNADRTRLVHLAHFYPADEAFAEPLAVDGEVYEL; this comes from the coding sequence ATGCGGGTGACGCTTCTCGGGACCGGGGACACGACCGGGACGCCCACCGTCGGCTGCGACTGCGACACCTGCGACGCCGCTCGAGAGCGCGGCGTCGAGCGCACGCGCTTTTCGGTCCACGTCGAGAACGAGCGCGTCGACGAGTCGCTGCTGATCGACTTCAGCCCCGACTTCCGGTACCAGTTCCTCCGCGACGAGGTCCCCCTGCCCGACGCCGCCGTCATCACCCACATTCACTTCGACCACCTCGACGGGCTGGGCAACGTCTTCCGCGTGCTGGACTCCCTCGAGATCTACGCGGCCGACGAGACCGATCCCGAGACGGGCAAGAGCGTCGCCGAGACGGTCGACGACGACTACCACTACCTCGATCCGCTCACGGTCGTCCCGACGACGCCCCTCGAGACGGTCCGGGTCTGCGGGCTCGACGTGACGCTGGTGCCGGTCGACCACCCGCCGCTGGTCTGTTACGGCCTCTCCGTCGAGGACCCCGTGACGGGCGCGAAGCTGTCGATCACGGGCGATACGAGCTACAACGTCCCCGAAGCGTCGCGGGCGGTGCTTGCCGACGCCGACCTCCTGCTGGCCGACGGTATCGTCCCGGCGAGCCTGGCCGACTACCACCCGCTCGGCGGCCGTCACGAAGGCCCCGACGGCGTCGCTCGAACGTTCGGGACGAAACACATGACTCGCGAGGGCGCGCTCGCGCTGGCCGAGGAACTGAACGCCGACCGGACGCGGCTGGTCCACCTCGCGCACTTCTACCCCGCGGACGAGGCGTTCGCGGAGCCGCTGGCGGTCGACGGCGAGGTCTACGAGCTGTAG
- a CDS encoding DUF5787 family protein, whose protein sequence is MSEFAFELELCAHLEQRADGIVARQLGGSVADPGGRILDVVRVEPGPEFDDRIELTGETIPDAAIESAVGTGRARYWKAAFDCHPERARSATERALEIGFFERDREASAASNREYVRQVARYPDWYDRIVGIENKPDLGRPGDLEAQLRTDVGLALVDEAILATESYVTRAHLHRLPDAVGVWRVHRDEAAAGDGLEIEVIREPAPLAPDEPGIEPLTSHAGRTEIEVVSPDAKARARRRLAERAYGKGWRTYQFPDCEACRPDGASGATVPYCEWKDRVVDANSECGPDCPGHEPGSAAEMAVDLEAERDRRTAWEADPDGKRRRQAGLDRFG, encoded by the coding sequence GTGTCCGAGTTCGCGTTCGAACTCGAGTTGTGTGCCCATCTCGAGCAGCGCGCCGATGGGATCGTCGCCCGCCAGCTCGGGGGCAGCGTGGCCGATCCCGGCGGCCGGATCCTCGACGTGGTCCGCGTCGAGCCGGGTCCCGAGTTCGACGATCGGATCGAACTCACCGGCGAGACGATCCCCGACGCCGCCATCGAGTCGGCGGTCGGCACCGGGCGGGCCCGCTACTGGAAAGCGGCCTTCGACTGCCACCCCGAGCGCGCCCGCAGCGCCACCGAGCGGGCCCTCGAGATCGGCTTCTTCGAACGCGACCGCGAGGCAAGCGCGGCTAGCAACCGCGAGTACGTCCGGCAGGTCGCCCGCTACCCCGACTGGTACGACCGCATCGTCGGGATCGAGAACAAGCCCGACCTGGGGCGGCCCGGCGACCTCGAGGCCCAACTGCGGACCGACGTGGGCCTCGCGCTGGTCGACGAGGCGATCCTCGCGACCGAGAGCTACGTCACGCGCGCGCACCTGCACCGGCTCCCCGACGCGGTCGGCGTCTGGCGGGTCCACCGCGACGAGGCCGCCGCGGGCGACGGCCTCGAGATCGAGGTGATCCGCGAGCCCGCGCCGCTCGCCCCCGACGAACCCGGGATCGAGCCGCTCACCTCCCACGCGGGACGGACGGAGATCGAGGTCGTCTCACCCGACGCGAAGGCGCGGGCGCGCCGCCGCCTCGCCGAACGGGCCTACGGCAAGGGCTGGCGGACCTACCAGTTTCCCGACTGCGAGGCCTGTCGTCCCGACGGCGCGAGCGGAGCGACGGTGCCGTACTGCGAGTGGAAGGACCGAGTCGTCGACGCCAACTCGGAGTGCGGCCCGGACTGTCCGGGCCACGAACCGGGGTCGGCGGCCGAGATGGCGGTCGACCTCGAGGCCGAACGCGACCGCCGGACCGCCTGGGAAGCCGATCCGGACGGCAAGCGGCGGCGACAGGCCGGACTCGATCGGTTCGGGTAA
- a CDS encoding translation initiation factor IF-2 subunit gamma, translated as MVGNRQPEVNIGLVGHVDHGKTTLVQALSGSWTDQHSEEMKRGISIRLGYADATFRHCDGLDEPECYTVEPECPDGSESEPLRTVSFVDAPGHETLMATMLSGASLMDGAVLVVSANEPVPQPQTEEHLMALDIIGIDNIVIAQNKVDLVDADTARDNYEEIKEFVEGTVAEDAPIVPVSAGQEVNLDLLIQAIEEEIPTPDRDPDADPRMHVARSFDINKPGTSAKDLAGGVLGGSLVAGELEVGDEIEIRPGREVEEGGQTEYVPIETTIRSLQAGGETVDTVTPGGLLGVGTGLDPSLTKGDALAGRMAGPLGTLPPTWNEFTMEVDLLERVVGADQGETVDEISTGEPLMMTVGTATTVGAVTSAREGECEVNLKRPVAAEPGTKIAINRRIGARWRLIGLGTLTD; from the coding sequence ATGGTAGGAAATCGACAACCGGAGGTGAACATCGGGCTCGTCGGTCACGTCGACCACGGCAAGACGACGCTGGTGCAAGCGCTCAGCGGCTCGTGGACGGACCAACACAGCGAGGAGATGAAACGCGGGATCTCCATCAGGCTCGGCTACGCCGACGCCACGTTCCGCCACTGTGACGGCCTCGATGAACCCGAGTGTTACACCGTCGAACCGGAGTGTCCGGACGGCTCGGAAAGCGAGCCGCTGCGGACCGTCTCGTTCGTCGACGCCCCGGGACACGAGACCCTGATGGCGACGATGCTGTCGGGCGCGTCCCTGATGGACGGCGCGGTGCTGGTCGTCAGCGCCAACGAACCCGTCCCCCAGCCCCAGACGGAGGAACACCTGATGGCGCTGGACATCATCGGGATCGACAACATCGTCATCGCCCAGAACAAGGTCGACCTCGTCGACGCCGACACCGCCCGCGACAACTACGAGGAGATCAAAGAGTTCGTCGAAGGCACCGTCGCCGAGGACGCACCCATCGTCCCCGTCTCCGCGGGTCAGGAGGTCAACCTCGACCTGCTGATTCAGGCGATCGAGGAGGAGATCCCTACACCCGATCGGGATCCCGACGCCGATCCCCGGATGCACGTCGCCCGCAGCTTCGATATCAACAAACCCGGCACGTCGGCGAAAGACCTCGCCGGCGGCGTCCTCGGGGGCAGCCTCGTCGCGGGCGAACTCGAGGTCGGCGACGAGATCGAGATCCGGCCCGGCCGCGAGGTCGAGGAAGGCGGGCAGACGGAGTACGTTCCGATCGAGACGACGATCCGGTCGCTACAGGCCGGCGGCGAGACCGTCGACACCGTCACGCCGGGCGGTCTGCTCGGCGTCGGGACCGGACTCGACCCCTCGCTCACCAAAGGTGACGCGCTGGCCGGCCGGATGGCCGGCCCGCTGGGGACGCTGCCGCCGACCTGGAACGAGTTCACGATGGAAGTCGACCTGCTCGAGCGGGTCGTCGGCGCGGATCAGGGCGAGACGGTCGACGAAATCAGCACCGGCGAACCGCTGATGATGACCGTCGGCACGGCCACGACCGTCGGAGCCGTCACCAGTGCCCGCGAAGGCGAGTGCGAGGTCAACCTCAAGCGCCCCGTCGCCGCTGAGCCGGGAACGAAGATCGCGATCAATCGCCGCATCGGCGCGCGCTGGCGGCTGATCGGCCTCGGCACGCTGACGGACTGA
- a CDS encoding PIN domain-containing protein, with protein sequence MGQSTRVALDTSALMMPVELDVRLFDELERLVDDYEPTIPQAVLEELRRLSETGGQEGTAATVGHDLATERCLVVDTEASYADDALVELAREGNVEYVVTNDRPLRDRVLEAGRPVIALRGRNKLAITQP encoded by the coding sequence ATGGGACAGTCGACGCGGGTCGCTCTCGACACGAGCGCGCTCATGATGCCGGTCGAACTCGACGTGCGGCTGTTCGACGAACTCGAGCGGCTCGTGGACGACTACGAGCCGACGATTCCACAGGCCGTCCTCGAGGAACTCCGGCGGCTCTCGGAGACGGGCGGACAGGAGGGGACGGCCGCGACCGTCGGCCACGACCTGGCGACCGAGCGCTGTCTCGTCGTCGACACCGAGGCATCGTACGCCGACGACGCACTGGTCGAACTCGCCCGCGAGGGGAACGTCGAGTACGTCGTCACGAACGACCGCCCGCTGCGCGACCGGGTCCTCGAAGCGGGGAGACCGGTAATTGCATTACGCGGGAGAAACAAGTTAGCGATCACTCAACCATAG
- a CDS encoding DNA-directed RNA polymerase, translating into MYKRVRLKDTVEVPPKELGDVSPDRVKRLLQDKLEGRMDEEVGSVVSVTEVHDIGEGTVLPNRPGVYYEAEFDAVTFDPQMQEVVDGTVVEVVEFGAFVGIGPVDGLLHVSQISDEYLAFDGENQRLSSNESDRALGVDDAVRARIVTKSIDERNPRDSKIGLTAKQPGLGKHGWLEEEREKREATAGE; encoded by the coding sequence ATGTACAAACGGGTTAGATTGAAGGACACGGTAGAAGTACCGCCGAAAGAGCTCGGCGACGTTTCGCCGGATCGAGTCAAACGACTGCTCCAGGACAAACTCGAGGGGCGCATGGACGAGGAGGTGGGCAGCGTCGTCTCCGTCACGGAGGTTCACGACATCGGCGAGGGGACGGTCCTGCCCAACCGGCCGGGAGTCTACTACGAGGCGGAGTTCGACGCGGTGACGTTCGATCCGCAGATGCAGGAAGTCGTCGACGGCACCGTCGTCGAAGTCGTCGAGTTCGGTGCCTTCGTCGGTATCGGCCCCGTCGACGGCCTGCTCCACGTCTCACAGATTAGCGACGAATACCTCGCGTTCGACGGCGAGAACCAGCGGCTCTCCTCGAACGAGTCCGACCGCGCGCTCGGCGTCGACGACGCCGTCCGCGCCCGCATCGTCACCAAGAGCATCGACGAGCGCAACCCGCGGGACTCGAAGATCGGGCTCACCGCGAAACAGCCCGGCCTCGGCAAACACGGCTGGCTCGAAGAGGAACGGGAGAAACGCGAAGCCACGGCGGGTGAGTAA
- the spt4 gene encoding transcription elongation factor subunit Spt4, producing MASDRLVCRECHRVNEPDNETCDACNSSSLTEDWAGYVIIAHPEESEIATEMQITEPGAYALKVR from the coding sequence ATGGCATCCGATCGGCTCGTCTGTCGCGAGTGTCACCGGGTCAACGAACCCGACAACGAGACGTGTGACGCCTGCAACTCCTCGTCGCTGACCGAAGACTGGGCGGGCTACGTCATCATCGCCCACCCCGAGGAAAGCGAGATCGCGACGGAGATGCAGATCACCGAGCCGGGCGCGTACGCCCTGAAGGTTCGCTGA
- a CDS encoding GTP-dependent dephospho-CoA kinase family protein encodes MTPDDNDDAFADDEQLLVLPDALRHELKEPMGPIETDTDRLLEAVDGPLIAVGDVVTYHLLQADRRPDVALVDGRTKRSEVDEEIREAVTEGASIEVRNPPAELGVPVVRALRRALSTDDPTTILVDGEEDLVALPAIVAAPEGASVVYGQPDEGMVHVKVTDDHRAEMRELLERFEGDTERFWDLLEG; translated from the coding sequence GTGACTCCCGACGACAACGACGACGCGTTCGCCGACGACGAGCAGCTACTCGTGCTGCCCGACGCGTTGCGCCACGAACTCAAGGAGCCGATGGGACCGATCGAGACCGACACGGACCGGCTCCTCGAGGCGGTCGACGGCCCCCTGATCGCCGTCGGCGACGTCGTCACCTATCACCTCCTGCAGGCGGACCGCCGACCCGACGTCGCGCTCGTCGACGGCCGGACCAAACGCAGCGAAGTGGACGAAGAGATCCGCGAAGCGGTCACCGAGGGCGCGAGTATCGAGGTTCGAAACCCGCCCGCCGAACTCGGCGTGCCGGTCGTGCGGGCGCTTCGGCGCGCGCTCTCGACCGACGACCCGACCACGATCTTGGTCGACGGCGAGGAGGATCTCGTCGCCCTGCCGGCGATCGTCGCCGCGCCCGAGGGCGCGAGCGTCGTTTACGGCCAGCCCGACGAGGGAATGGTCCACGTGAAAGTCACCGACGACCACCGCGCGGAGATGCGCGAGTTGCTCGAGCGTTTCGAGGGCGACACCGAGCGGTTCTGGGACCTGCTCGAGGGTTGA